Proteins encoded in a region of the Methylosinus trichosporium OB3b genome:
- a CDS encoding thioredoxin domain-containing protein: MTDSNRLSEETSPYLLQHKDNPVHWRAWSAETLALAKAQGKPILLSSGYAACHWCHVMAAESFENDRIAALMNANFINVKVDREERPDIDHLYQQALQMLGRRGGWPLTMFLTPDGEPFWGGTYFPPEPRHGMPGFADILQAVAELWREKPAVVTRNVGAIANGLDRLAESAPAEPISPVLLETITERLEELIDREHGGIRGAPKFPQPPSLEFLWRAWKRTGRASLREAVLTTLDHICQGGIYDHIGGGFARYSTDERWLAPHFEKMLYDNGQLVELLTLVWQDERKPLYAARVEETIDWALREMRLPEGVFASSLDADSEHEEGKFYVWSAAEIDAALGERAGAFRAAYDVTEAGNWEEKNIPNRLLEMALGSAEAEAALAADRAALLALRETRVRPGRDDKALADWNGLMIAALAAAAQAFARPDWLAVATAAFDFIATSMTTADGRLLHSYRAGRAKHMAVLDDYADLCRAALTLHEATGDDAYLTRCREWAEIVETHYRDPAGGYFFTADDAEALIRRAKIAEDAPLPSGNGAMTQVLARLYHLTGETAYRERAEATLTAFAGTVRRGLLGYSTLLSGAEILRDGLQIVIIGARAAEDTAALLRVLHETSLPGRSLLVAAPGAALPPDHPAAGKTQVDGRAAAYMCRGTTCSLPIVEPASLALALRGEPQTPSA, translated from the coding sequence GTGACCGACAGCAATCGCCTCTCCGAGGAGACGAGCCCCTATCTGCTCCAGCACAAGGACAATCCCGTCCATTGGCGGGCGTGGTCGGCCGAGACCTTGGCGCTCGCCAAGGCGCAGGGCAAGCCCATTCTCCTCTCCAGCGGCTACGCCGCCTGCCATTGGTGCCATGTGATGGCGGCCGAGAGCTTCGAGAACGATCGCATCGCCGCGCTGATGAACGCCAACTTCATCAATGTGAAGGTCGATCGCGAGGAGCGGCCGGACATCGACCACCTCTATCAGCAGGCGCTGCAGATGCTCGGCCGCCGCGGCGGCTGGCCGCTGACGATGTTCCTGACGCCGGACGGCGAGCCCTTCTGGGGCGGCACCTATTTTCCGCCCGAGCCGCGCCACGGCATGCCCGGATTCGCCGATATTCTGCAGGCGGTCGCCGAGCTCTGGCGCGAGAAGCCGGCCGTGGTGACGCGCAATGTCGGAGCCATCGCCAATGGCCTCGACCGGCTCGCCGAGAGCGCGCCGGCCGAGCCGATCTCGCCCGTCCTTCTCGAGACGATCACGGAGCGGCTGGAAGAGCTGATCGACCGCGAGCATGGCGGCATCAGAGGGGCGCCGAAATTTCCCCAGCCGCCGAGCCTCGAATTCCTTTGGCGGGCGTGGAAGCGGACCGGCCGCGCCTCGCTGCGCGAAGCCGTGCTGACGACGCTCGACCATATCTGCCAGGGCGGCATTTACGACCATATCGGCGGCGGCTTCGCGCGCTATTCCACCGACGAGCGCTGGCTCGCGCCGCATTTCGAGAAGATGCTCTACGACAATGGCCAGCTCGTCGAGCTGCTGACCCTGGTCTGGCAGGACGAACGCAAGCCGCTCTACGCCGCGCGCGTCGAGGAGACGATCGATTGGGCGCTGCGCGAGATGCGTCTGCCCGAGGGCGTCTTCGCCAGCAGCCTCGACGCCGACAGCGAGCATGAGGAAGGCAAGTTCTATGTCTGGTCCGCCGCCGAGATCGATGCGGCGCTGGGCGAGCGGGCGGGCGCCTTCCGCGCCGCCTATGACGTGACCGAAGCGGGGAATTGGGAAGAAAAGAACATTCCCAATCGCCTGCTCGAGATGGCGCTCGGCTCGGCCGAGGCGGAGGCGGCGCTCGCCGCCGATCGCGCCGCGCTGCTGGCGCTGCGCGAGACGCGCGTCAGACCCGGCCGCGACGACAAGGCGCTCGCCGATTGGAACGGGCTGATGATCGCCGCCCTCGCCGCGGCGGCGCAAGCCTTCGCGCGGCCGGACTGGCTCGCCGTCGCGACGGCGGCCTTCGATTTCATCGCGACCAGCATGACGACGGCCGACGGCCGGCTGCTGCACTCCTATCGCGCCGGCCGCGCCAAGCATATGGCGGTGCTCGACGATTACGCGGATCTTTGCCGCGCCGCGCTGACCCTCCACGAGGCGACCGGCGACGACGCCTATCTCACACGCTGCCGCGAATGGGCGGAGATCGTCGAGACGCATTATCGCGATCCGGCGGGCGGCTATTTCTTCACCGCCGACGACGCCGAGGCGCTGATCCGACGCGCCAAGATCGCCGAGGACGCGCCTTTGCCGTCCGGCAATGGCGCCATGACGCAAGTGCTGGCCCGGCTCTATCATCTGACCGGCGAGACGGCTTATCGCGAGCGCGCCGAGGCGACGCTCACGGCCTTCGCCGGAACCGTGCGGCGCGGCCTGCTGGGCTATTCGACGCTGCTCTCGGGCGCCGAGATTTTGCGCGACGGGCTGCAGATCGTGATCATCGGCGCCCGCGCGGCGGAGGATACGGCGGCGCTGCTGCGGGTCCTGCACGAAACATCCCTGCCAGGCCGATCGCTGCTGGTGGCGGCGCCCGGCGCCGCCCTGCCGCCGGACCATCCCGCCGCCGGCAAGACGCAGGTCGACGGCCGGGCCGCCGCTTATATGTGCCGGGGGACGACCTGCTCACTGCCGATCGTCGAGCCGGCCTCACTAGCGCTGGCGCTGCGTGGGGAGCCGCAGACGCCGTCGGCGTGA
- a CDS encoding solute symporter family protein — MRQTGEGSFEERARLDARIAFVVATFGSAYGLVALLDRVGAPERLVALLSPYFTVVALAGLGFLLHSMRVSFYYAASRAAPASYAGLATTAMMMGLAAPFAARLAGQSSPSAVVAGFLLGLAAIAALVGPLLRKTGAFSLTELLAARFCTVEPRLGMIAVAALSSAIVALAGYQTAVDALVGFTGSGRPFAAFFIGVAILLIAGPGGVGGVVWSACAAAGVMLVGFALPQAALVAQDGAVALPVVGDEALWREATALMQNWGLVGRGSAADYLTALGLALGVATLAPALTPFVATRDAPAARRAGVAALFWTLVAAALVAATIAASALALSRVAVGQTPEHLPDALYQASGRGFVQICGARVDRPAAARTACLARNLPPGAPLRAQDVSVRAEYLIGGLPQLEKLGAAFTGLIASGLIAVGLVLAAASLHACAAAVGHDALYRLRAESALTSRRLAITRLALVGVTALGSATSAANAIDARTLVGLALAISASGLFPLLGLVFLPRAQEKDAMTAQLIGVATMAGTLFVEPGPPGVGALAWAGFSGALAGLLAGVLTARLWSHETPESVAFVRRLLRGDGKVLREDKGA, encoded by the coding sequence ATGCGACAGACGGGCGAGGGGAGTTTCGAGGAGCGGGCGCGGCTCGACGCCCGCATTGCTTTCGTCGTAGCCACCTTCGGCTCGGCCTATGGGCTCGTCGCTCTGCTCGACCGCGTTGGCGCGCCCGAGCGGCTGGTCGCGCTGCTGTCGCCTTATTTCACCGTCGTCGCGTTGGCCGGCCTCGGCTTTCTGCTGCATTCGATGCGCGTTTCCTTCTATTACGCCGCCTCGCGCGCGGCGCCGGCCTCTTACGCCGGGCTGGCGACGACGGCGATGATGATGGGCCTCGCCGCGCCTTTCGCCGCGCGGCTCGCGGGACAATCCTCGCCGAGCGCCGTCGTCGCCGGCTTTCTGCTCGGCCTCGCGGCCATTGCGGCGCTGGTCGGGCCGCTGCTGCGCAAGACCGGCGCCTTCTCGCTGACCGAGCTGCTCGCGGCGCGCTTCTGCACCGTCGAGCCGCGGCTCGGCATGATCGCGGTCGCCGCGCTCTCCTCGGCCATTGTCGCGCTCGCCGGCTATCAGACGGCGGTCGACGCTTTGGTCGGCTTTACCGGCTCGGGCCGGCCGTTCGCGGCCTTCTTCATCGGCGTCGCTATTCTGCTGATCGCCGGGCCGGGCGGCGTCGGCGGCGTGGTCTGGAGCGCCTGCGCCGCCGCCGGCGTCATGCTCGTCGGCTTCGCTCTGCCGCAGGCGGCGTTGGTCGCTCAGGACGGCGCTGTCGCGCTGCCGGTCGTCGGCGACGAGGCGCTGTGGCGGGAGGCGACGGCGCTGATGCAGAATTGGGGGCTCGTCGGGCGAGGCTCGGCGGCCGATTATCTCACCGCTCTCGGCCTCGCGCTCGGCGTCGCCACTCTGGCGCCGGCGCTCACCCCGTTCGTGGCCACGCGGGATGCGCCGGCGGCGCGGCGGGCGGGGGTGGCTGCGCTGTTCTGGACGCTCGTCGCCGCGGCTCTCGTCGCCGCGACAATCGCCGCCTCGGCGCTGGCTCTGTCGCGCGTCGCCGTCGGCCAGACGCCCGAGCATCTGCCGGACGCGCTCTATCAGGCGAGCGGACGCGGCTTCGTGCAGATTTGCGGCGCGCGCGTCGACCGGCCGGCGGCGGCGCGCACGGCCTGTCTCGCGCGCAATCTGCCGCCCGGCGCGCCTCTGCGGGCGCAGGATGTGTCGGTGCGCGCGGAATATCTGATCGGCGGCTTGCCGCAGCTCGAGAAGCTCGGCGCCGCCTTCACCGGCCTCATCGCCTCGGGGCTCATCGCCGTCGGCCTCGTGCTCGCCGCGGCGAGCCTGCACGCCTGCGCCGCCGCGGTCGGCCATGACGCGCTCTATCGGCTGCGCGCCGAATCGGCGCTGACCAGCCGCCGGCTCGCCATCACCCGCCTCGCCCTCGTCGGCGTCACCGCGCTCGGCTCGGCGACCAGCGCCGCCAACGCCATCGACGCGCGCACGCTCGTCGGCCTCGCTCTGGCCATTTCGGCGTCCGGCCTGTTTCCGCTGCTCGGCCTCGTCTTCCTGCCCCGCGCGCAGGAGAAGGACGCGATGACCGCGCAATTGATCGGCGTCGCCACCATGGCCGGGACCCTGTTCGTCGAGCCCGGTCCGCCGGGCGTCGGCGCGCTCGCCTGGGCCGGCTTTTCCGGCGCGCTCGCGGGCCTGCTCGCCGGCGTGCTGACCGCGCGGCTGTGGTCGCACGAGACGCCGGAGAGCGTCGCTTTCGTGCGGCGCCTGCTGCGCGGGGACGGCAAGGTGCTGCGCGAGGACAAGGGGGCGTGA
- a CDS encoding flavin monoamine oxidase family protein, with protein sequence MLDVVIVGGGACGLGLARDLAKAGVSFALYEARTRLGGRVLSVEDHSSGLRVDLGPTWFWPDTQPTITGLVAELGLAHFPQHDPGTAMLLAEGDKKPETRMTPNLHSGARRIEGGMATLIEALAKDVPPECIHLGAVLRDAAERGDHVELRFDIAGEPVIVEARRAVLAMPPRLIEEKVAFDPPLDALTRNAMRGAATWMASQAKAVVGFEGKPAWRADGHSGNAFATHEQAVLGEIFDACDASGERAAIGGFFALSIEWREAFEGGMPMLLASQLVQLYGKPLEGVGEQHVQDWVREPFTCATLDKTPPAEHPEYGDPMLRQSFWEGKLLLGGAETAREGGGYVEGALNAAKRIALRILDKKEAPIMIPGTSETTTPEALNESSVARFREWVQSKREPAFASYRQRLNFGLSNGQREQVTQRAMLGAMEAVLKEATAVLETLPFDHSIVAVEKGRSDLTPLVQAAFDGFIQELLDSVIDFNRTSCALSNFPDEHKPSKDYLSATLRDIAAAWREFSLDANQILLDKCASADQQATRSL encoded by the coding sequence ATGCTGGATGTCGTGATTGTCGGAGGCGGAGCATGCGGCCTGGGGCTGGCGCGCGACCTCGCCAAGGCGGGCGTGAGCTTCGCGCTTTATGAGGCTCGCACGCGCCTCGGCGGGCGGGTGCTGTCGGTCGAGGATCACAGCTCGGGACTGCGCGTGGACCTCGGCCCGACCTGGTTCTGGCCGGACACGCAGCCGACGATCACCGGGCTGGTCGCCGAGCTCGGCCTCGCTCATTTCCCGCAGCATGATCCGGGCACGGCGATGCTGCTCGCCGAGGGCGACAAGAAGCCCGAGACGCGCATGACGCCCAATCTCCATTCCGGCGCGCGCCGGATCGAGGGCGGCATGGCCACGTTGATCGAGGCGCTGGCCAAGGATGTTCCGCCGGAGTGTATTCATCTCGGCGCCGTGCTGCGCGACGCCGCCGAGCGCGGCGACCACGTCGAGCTGCGCTTCGACATCGCCGGCGAGCCGGTGATCGTCGAGGCGCGCCGGGCCGTGCTGGCGATGCCGCCGCGCCTCATCGAGGAGAAGGTCGCCTTCGATCCGCCGCTCGACGCGCTGACCCGCAACGCCATGCGCGGCGCCGCGACCTGGATGGCCTCGCAGGCCAAGGCCGTGGTCGGCTTCGAGGGCAAGCCCGCCTGGCGCGCCGACGGCCATTCCGGCAATGCTTTCGCCACCCATGAGCAGGCCGTGCTCGGCGAGATTTTCGACGCCTGCGACGCTTCCGGCGAGCGCGCCGCGATCGGCGGCTTCTTCGCGCTCTCCATCGAATGGCGCGAAGCCTTCGAAGGCGGCATGCCGATGCTGCTCGCCAGTCAGCTCGTCCAATTATACGGCAAGCCGCTCGAGGGCGTGGGCGAGCAGCATGTGCAGGATTGGGTGCGCGAGCCCTTCACCTGCGCCACTCTCGACAAGACGCCGCCGGCGGAGCATCCCGAATATGGCGATCCGATGCTGCGCCAGTCCTTTTGGGAGGGCAAGCTGCTGCTCGGCGGCGCAGAGACCGCGCGCGAGGGCGGCGGCTATGTCGAGGGCGCGCTCAATGCGGCCAAACGCATCGCTCTGCGGATTCTCGACAAGAAGGAGGCGCCGATCATGATCCCGGGAACGAGTGAGACGACGACGCCGGAGGCGCTCAACGAGTCGAGCGTCGCGCGCTTCCGCGAGTGGGTGCAGTCGAAGCGCGAGCCGGCCTTCGCCAGCTATCGCCAGCGCCTGAATTTCGGGCTCTCCAATGGCCAGCGCGAACAGGTGACTCAGCGCGCGATGCTCGGCGCGATGGAGGCGGTTCTGAAAGAGGCGACAGCGGTTCTGGAAACCCTGCCCTTCGATCATTCAATCGTCGCCGTGGAGAAGGGCCGCTCCGATCTGACGCCGCTGGTGCAGGCCGCCTTCGACGGCTTCATCCAGGAGCTGCTCGACAGCGTCATCGACTTCAACCGCACGTCCTGCGCGCTCTCCAATTTCCCCGACGAGCACAAGCCGTCCAAGGACTATCTGAGCGCGACGCTGCGCGACATCGCCGCCGCTTGGCGCGAATTCTCGCTCGACGCCAATCAGATCCTGCTCGACAAATGCGCTTCGGCCGATCAGCAGGCGACGCGCAGCCTCTGA
- a CDS encoding diaminobutyrate--2-oxoglutarate transaminase, with protein MLETGKTDLGATWPNGRMIGVDGGYATIPFYESFGNDYLARQAEIESNARSYPRKLPIALRRGRGVVVEDTDGRDYIDCLAGAGALALGHNHPIVVEAIREALAQEPVLQTLDLPTPLKDRFTRELFDSLPEAFAKDYKIQFCGPSGADAIEAAFKLVKTATGRRGLLSFGGAYHGMTHATLGVTGEPAPRRAISGLGGEVQFLPFPSDYRCPFGVGGAAGAKIGADYIEFLLDDPNSGVLPPAAMILEPVQGEGGVVPAPDAWLWRIREITRARGIPLILDEVQTGLGRTGRLYAFEHAGVTPDVVVLSKAVGGGLPLSVVVYHRDLDQWKPGAHAGTFRGNQLAFATGAATIRHVVAEGLAEHAERMGLRLMRGLEAIAADFPCIGDVRGRGLMVGAEVVEAGGGSVGAPPASPELARRIQHECLRRGLILELGGRFGAVVRFLPPLVVAPEEIDAILERFQTAVSAVRGEATRRLEPAAAAL; from the coding sequence ATGCTCGAAACGGGAAAGACGGACCTCGGCGCTACATGGCCGAACGGTCGGATGATCGGCGTCGACGGCGGCTATGCGACGATTCCTTTCTATGAATCCTTCGGCAATGATTATCTCGCCCGCCAGGCGGAGATCGAGTCCAACGCGCGCAGCTATCCGCGCAAGCTGCCGATCGCGCTGCGGCGCGGCCGCGGCGTCGTCGTCGAGGACACGGACGGCCGCGATTACATCGACTGTCTCGCCGGCGCCGGGGCCTTGGCGCTCGGCCACAATCATCCGATCGTCGTCGAGGCGATCCGCGAGGCGCTGGCGCAGGAGCCGGTGCTGCAGACGCTCGATCTGCCGACGCCGCTGAAGGACAGGTTCACGCGCGAATTATTCGACAGCCTGCCCGAGGCTTTCGCCAAGGACTACAAGATTCAATTCTGCGGACCCTCCGGCGCCGACGCGATCGAGGCGGCGTTCAAGCTGGTCAAGACCGCCACCGGCCGGCGCGGACTGCTCTCCTTCGGCGGCGCCTATCACGGCATGACGCATGCGACGCTCGGCGTCACCGGCGAGCCGGCGCCGCGGCGCGCGATCTCCGGCCTCGGCGGCGAGGTGCAGTTTCTTCCCTTTCCGTCGGACTATCGTTGCCCCTTCGGCGTCGGCGGCGCGGCCGGCGCGAAGATCGGCGCCGACTACATCGAGTTCCTGCTCGATGATCCCAACAGCGGCGTGCTGCCGCCGGCGGCGATGATCCTCGAGCCGGTGCAGGGCGAGGGCGGCGTCGTGCCGGCGCCGGACGCCTGGCTCTGGCGCATTCGCGAGATCACGCGGGCGCGGGGAATTCCGCTCATCCTCGACGAGGTGCAGACGGGGCTCGGCCGCACCGGACGGCTCTATGCTTTCGAGCATGCGGGCGTCACGCCAGACGTCGTCGTGCTGTCCAAGGCCGTGGGCGGCGGGCTGCCGCTCTCCGTCGTCGTCTATCATCGCGATCTCGATCAGTGGAAGCCGGGCGCGCATGCGGGAACCTTCCGCGGCAATCAGCTCGCCTTCGCCACCGGCGCGGCGACGATCCGCCATGTCGTCGCGGAGGGGCTCGCCGAGCACGCCGAGCGCATGGGCCTGCGCCTGATGCGCGGGCTCGAGGCGATCGCCGCCGACTTCCCCTGCATCGGCGATGTGCGCGGGCGCGGGCTGATGGTCGGCGCGGAGGTCGTCGAGGCCGGCGGCGGCTCCGTCGGCGCGCCGCCGGCCTCGCCGGAGCTGGCGCGTCGCATTCAGCATGAATGCCTGCGGCGCGGCCTCATCCTCGAGCTCGGCGGACGGTTCGGCGCGGTGGTGCGCTTCCTGCCGCCGCTCGTCGTCGCGCCGGAGGAGATCGACGCCATTCTCGAGCGCTTCCAGACGGCCGTCTCGGCCGTGCGCGGCGAGGCGACGCGGCGGCTGGAGCCGGCGGCGGCGGCCCTCTGA
- the polA gene encoding DNA polymerase I, whose translation MSLTHQPIGPGSHVFLVDGSSFVFRAYFQSIRQDAKYNYRADRLPTGAVRLFCAKLFQFVREGAAGVMPTHLAIIFDKSENSFRKEIYPDYKAHRQEPPADLVPQFPLMRAAVRAFGLLPIEQDVYEADDLIATYAKLARARGADVLIVSADKDLMQLIDDKVSMYDPASGTREERRIGYNEVIEYFGVPPEKVVDVQALAGDSTDNVPGAKGIGVKTAALLINEYGDLDTLLARAGSIKQPKRREVLTDPASVALIRTSQKLVKLVDDAPLEISLDDLGLHQPDGKTLVSFLQAMEFTQLTRRAAETYGVEANEIEPDPAFVGPAGWRGRNGEVAEAPAQQAPAAPAAKLPTPEAGALTPAALAEARREEGVATKIDRSLYETVTTLERLDAWIAEAFAAGFVAMDTETTSLDPMSCDLVGVSLATAPGRACYIPLRHVASAGPDLLGGGEPPPAQIPFDDAIARLKPLLEARSVLKIAQNMKYDLLVLACCGVDVAPIEDTMLISYALDSGRNNHGLDELAKKHLGHECIPFAAVAGSGRSFIGFARVPLDKATEYAAEDADVALRLWRVLKPRLAAEHMTSVYETLERPMVGVLAAMERRGVAIDRNILSRLSGEFAQDMARLEAEIYDLAGESFNLGSPKQLGDILFGRMGLPGAKKTATGAWSTSASVLEDLAESGNTFAARILDWRQLSKLKSTYTDALPGFVNKATNRVHTSYALAATTTGRLSSSEPNLQNIPVRNEAGRKIRKAFVAEPGHALISADYSQIELRLLAHIADIPQLRQAFAEGIDIHAKTASEMFGVPVQGMPSDVRRRAKAINFGIIYGISAFGLANQLGIPREEAAAYIKRYFERFPGIRDYMDKTKRLVREQGVVTTIFGRKCHFPRIGSSNASERAFFERAAINAPIQGAAADIIRRAMARMDAALATAGCSARMLMQVHDELVFEAPLEETETTIAVVKRVMEEAPHPAATLTVPLQVEARAAQNWDEAH comes from the coding sequence ATGTCCCTCACCCACCAGCCGATCGGTCCCGGCAGCCACGTCTTTCTCGTCGACGGCTCGTCCTTCGTCTTTCGCGCCTATTTCCAGTCGATCCGCCAGGACGCCAAATATAATTATCGCGCCGACCGGCTGCCGACCGGCGCCGTGCGCCTCTTCTGCGCCAAGCTGTTCCAATTCGTCCGCGAGGGCGCGGCCGGCGTCATGCCGACGCATCTCGCCATCATCTTCGACAAATCCGAGAACTCCTTCCGCAAGGAGATCTATCCCGATTACAAGGCGCATCGCCAGGAGCCGCCGGCCGATCTCGTGCCGCAATTTCCGCTGATGCGCGCCGCCGTGCGCGCCTTCGGCCTGCTGCCGATCGAGCAGGATGTCTATGAGGCGGACGATCTCATCGCCACTTATGCGAAGCTCGCGCGGGCGCGCGGCGCCGATGTGCTGATCGTCTCCGCCGACAAGGATCTGATGCAGCTCATCGACGACAAAGTGTCGATGTACGACCCGGCCTCGGGAACGCGCGAGGAGCGGCGCATCGGTTATAATGAAGTGATCGAATATTTCGGCGTGCCGCCGGAAAAAGTCGTGGATGTGCAGGCGCTCGCGGGCGATTCGACCGACAATGTGCCGGGCGCCAAGGGCATAGGCGTGAAGACCGCCGCGCTGCTCATCAACGAATATGGCGATCTCGACACGCTGCTCGCGCGCGCGGGCAGCATCAAGCAGCCCAAGCGCCGCGAGGTCCTGACCGATCCAGCGAGCGTCGCGCTGATCCGCACGTCGCAAAAGCTCGTGAAGCTCGTGGACGATGCGCCGCTCGAGATTTCGCTCGACGATCTCGGCCTGCATCAGCCGGACGGCAAGACGCTCGTCTCTTTTCTGCAGGCGATGGAGTTCACGCAGCTGACGCGCCGCGCCGCCGAGACCTATGGCGTCGAGGCGAATGAGATCGAGCCCGACCCCGCTTTTGTCGGCCCCGCCGGCTGGCGCGGGCGCAATGGCGAAGTGGCGGAAGCCCCTGCCCAGCAGGCGCCGGCCGCGCCCGCAGCCAAGCTTCCGACGCCGGAAGCGGGCGCTCTCACGCCCGCCGCCCTCGCCGAAGCGCGGCGCGAGGAAGGCGTGGCGACCAAGATCGACCGCTCGCTCTATGAGACGGTGACGACTCTGGAGCGGCTCGACGCCTGGATCGCGGAAGCCTTCGCGGCGGGCTTCGTCGCAATGGACACGGAAACGACCTCGCTCGATCCGATGTCTTGCGATCTCGTCGGCGTTTCGCTCGCCACCGCGCCGGGCCGCGCCTGCTATATTCCGCTGCGGCATGTCGCCTCCGCCGGCCCCGATCTGCTCGGCGGCGGCGAGCCCCCGCCCGCGCAAATTCCGTTCGACGACGCGATAGCGCGCCTCAAGCCGCTGCTCGAGGCGAGGAGCGTGCTGAAGATCGCGCAGAATATGAAATATGATCTGCTCGTCCTCGCCTGCTGCGGCGTCGATGTCGCGCCGATCGAGGATACGATGCTGATCTCTTACGCGCTCGACTCCGGCCGCAACAATCACGGCCTCGACGAGCTCGCGAAAAAGCATCTCGGCCATGAATGCATTCCCTTCGCCGCCGTCGCCGGCTCGGGGCGCAGCTTCATCGGCTTCGCGCGCGTTCCGCTCGACAAGGCCACCGAATATGCGGCCGAGGACGCCGATGTCGCGCTGCGCCTGTGGCGCGTGCTGAAGCCGCGCCTCGCCGCCGAGCATATGACCAGCGTCTATGAGACGCTGGAGCGGCCAATGGTCGGCGTGCTGGCGGCGATGGAGCGGCGCGGCGTCGCCATCGACCGCAATATTCTCTCGCGCCTCTCCGGCGAGTTCGCGCAGGACATGGCGCGGCTCGAGGCGGAGATCTACGATCTCGCCGGCGAGAGCTTCAATCTCGGCTCGCCCAAGCAATTGGGCGATATTCTGTTCGGACGGATGGGCCTGCCCGGCGCCAAGAAGACCGCGACCGGCGCCTGGTCGACCTCGGCCAGCGTGCTCGAGGATCTGGCCGAGAGCGGCAACACATTCGCCGCGCGCATTCTCGATTGGCGCCAGCTCTCCAAGCTCAAATCCACCTATACCGACGCCCTGCCCGGCTTCGTGAACAAGGCGACCAACCGCGTCCACACATCCTATGCGCTGGCGGCGACGACGACCGGGAGGCTCTCGTCATCCGAGCCCAATCTGCAGAACATTCCCGTGCGCAACGAGGCGGGCCGCAAGATTCGCAAGGCCTTCGTCGCCGAGCCCGGACATGCGCTGATCTCCGCCGATTATTCGCAGATCGAATTGCGGCTGCTCGCGCATATCGCCGACATTCCGCAGCTACGGCAGGCCTTCGCCGAAGGAATCGACATTCATGCGAAGACGGCGAGCGAGATGTTCGGCGTGCCGGTGCAAGGCATGCCCTCCGACGTGCGCCGCAGAGCCAAGGCGATCAATTTCGGCATCATCTACGGCATATCGGCCTTCGGCCTCGCCAATCAGCTCGGCATTCCGCGCGAGGAGGCGGCGGCTTACATCAAGCGCTATTTCGAGCGCTTTCCCGGCATTCGCGACTATATGGACAAGACGAAGAGACTGGTGCGCGAGCAAGGCGTCGTCACCACCATCTTCGGCCGCAAATGCCATTTTCCGCGCATCGGCTCGTCCAACGCCTCGGAGCGCGCCTTCTTCGAACGCGCGGCGATCAATGCGCCGATCCAGGGCGCGGCCGCCGACATCATCCGCCGCGCCATGGCGCGCATGGACGCGGCGCTGGCGACGGCCGGCTGCAGCGCGCGCATGCTGATGCAGGTGCACGATGAATTGGTGTTCGAGGCGCCGCTCGAGGAGACCGAGACGACCATCGCCGTGGTGAAGCGCGTGATGGAAGAGGCGCCGCACCCGGCGGCGACCCTAACCGTTCCGCTGCAAGTGGAGGCGCGCGCCGCGCAGAATTGGGACGAGGCGCATTGA
- a CDS encoding PRC-barrel domain-containing protein: protein MASAEFGFNLISSQDLEGVTVFDPNGDEIGEIDHLMIDCVSGRVRYAVMAFGGFLGLGHSHYPLPWSSLTYDRERGAFVADVTEQQLHDAPEFSDDSWSDREWERRVHEHYHARPYWDEQPGGRTS from the coding sequence ATGGCCTCCGCCGAGTTCGGTTTCAATCTGATCTCCAGCCAGGATCTCGAGGGCGTCACCGTCTTCGATCCGAATGGGGACGAGATCGGCGAGATCGATCATCTGATGATCGACTGCGTCTCCGGCCGCGTGCGCTATGCGGTGATGGCCTTCGGAGGGTTTCTCGGCCTCGGCCACAGCCATTATCCGCTGCCGTGGAGCTCCCTGACCTACGACCGCGAGCGCGGCGCCTTCGTCGCCGACGTCACCGAGCAGCAGCTCCATGACGCTCCGGAGTTTTCCGACGACAGCTGGTCGGACCGCGAATGGGAGCGGCGCGTGCACGAGCATTACCACGCGCGCCCCTATTGGGACGAGCAGCCGGGCGGCCGCACGAGCTGA